GCAGCCCCGCCGGAGTCAAACAGGCATTTATTGAGATCATGGAAAGCGTCCACCGCTACCTGCCCAAAGTCGTCATTCACGGCGTGGAAGTTCAGAAAATGATGCCCAAAGGGACGGAATTGATCATCGGCATGACCAGGGACGTGCAGTTCGGCCCCTTAATTGCCTTCGGGCTGGGCGGGGTTTACGTCAACCTTTTAAAAGACGTTACCTTCCGCCTGGCCGGCGGCCTGACCGATGAAAAGGCCATCGAACAAATGCTGGCCGAAACAAAAGCCTATACCCTTTTAAAAGGTTACCGCGGCGAAACTCCAAAGGACATAGCCGCAGTGGTGGACGTAATCAGGCGCGTGGCGCAGCTGGTCACAGACTTTCCCGAGATAACCGAGATGGATATCAACCCCGTTTTTGCGTATGAAAAGGGCATTTCCGCCCTGGACATTAAAATAACCATTTCTTAAGGTGAGAGGTGACACGATGAAAAGCCTGTACATTATGGGCACGCCAGGCAGCGGCAAGACGGTGGTGGCCCTGGGCCTGGCGCAAAAGCTGCAGCAGGAGGGCTACAAAGTCGGCTATTTCAAGCCGGTTGCCGAAGGCCGCAAAATAAGCGGCAGCGCAGATATGGATGCCGTGCTGATGAAAGAGGTGCTTGGCTTAAAGGCCCCCCTTGAAAAAATAGCGCCCGTGCCCGCCAGTCCCTTTTACTTAAGCGCGCAGTCGGCCCTAAAAGACGCCCAGACCCGGATTATGGACGCCTATGAAGAAATTTCAAACGATACAGACGTAGTGCTGATCGACGGAGCCCTGTCCATAGACATTCTGAGCAGTCACGGCCTTGACTGCATCAGCCTGGCCAGAAAAACAGGAGCTTTTGCCCTGCTGGTGCTCAAAGTTGAAAACGACTACAGCCTGGATAACGCCATTTTTCTCAACAGGCACCTGCTGCTCGAAGGCGTTCCCGTTATAGGTACCATTTTCAGCAATGTGCCCAGACCCCTGTATGCCAAAACCGACGGCGTTTACCGTCCCATACTGGAGCAGGCGGGGTGCAAGACCCTGGGCGTTTTCCCCACCAGGCCTGAAATTGCCGCCCCGACCGTGGGCGAATACTACAACGTGCTTGGCGGCGAAATTCTCACCGGGCACGACAGGCTCAACCTTTTGGTGGAGGATGTGATTATCGGCGCCATGACCATGGCCAGCGCCCTGACCTACCTGCGGCGCGCCGCCAACAAGGCGGTCATTCTCGGCGGCGACCGGGCCGACCTGGCCCTGGCGGCGCTTGAGACCAGCACCTCCGTGCTGATTCTTACCGGCGGGCTTTACCCTGACGTCAAAGTCATCGCCCGGGCCGAGGAAATGAAAGTGCCCGTCATTCTGGTGCACTACGACACCTATACCACCATCGAAAAACTCGGCCAGGTCAGCCGCCACATCCAGCCCTCCGACAGGGAAAGCATCCGTGCAGCCCTGGAAAACATCGTGGACTACTGTGACTGGAAGTATATATTAAGTAAACTGAATAAGTTATAAAATCAGAATTCCTCATTAAACCGGCCTGGAACGTGAAATGCCGGCTTCTTTTTTAAAGGCGCCGGCATTGTTTCCTGGCCCCCTTAAAACTAGCTGATCTTAAAAATGCCCCTGCCTCTTGCTACATCTTTATCATTCCCGGATTTTATAATGCATTCAGTCAGGGCAATGGTATTGCCCCGGTACACTATCCAACCTTCAGCCGTAAGTTCGTCGCCAGTGTCGGGCTTGCTGAGAAAATTTACGGTCAATTCCACGGTCAGCGACTTCAGCCCGGCAGTGCGCAGGGCTACGCCCATACACATGTCCGCCATGGTGGCTAAAACCCCGCCATGCACCAATCCAAAAGAATTCAAACATTTTTCTTCCAACAATAAACGCAGCTTGCAGTAACTCTCTGCAAGCCTGTCAATCCTGATGCCGATCATATCGGCAAAAGGGCTTTTATAGTGGCGCAGTATTTCTTCTATGCGCGCAGAAGGCTTCTGGCTTTCTTCTTTTGTCCCGTTCAGCTTCATTGCTCCCCCATTCCCTTCCCGAAATCAACATCGCCTGCTAAGGCGCAATTATGCTGGAAAGTTCTTCTCAAGCCATTTAAACATTATTTCCCACACGTCTTTGTGCCGGCCGGTAAACTGGTGATCGGCCCCTTCAATTATTCTAATTTCTTTCGGTTCACCCGCGGCATTAAATATGGCCTGTGCATTTTCAACCGGAACAACCACATCATTGCTTCCATTTATAATTAACAACG
The window above is part of the Pelotomaculum thermopropionicum SI genome. Proteins encoded here:
- the Pta gene encoding BioD-like N-terminal domain of phosphotransacetylase — encoded protein: MKSLYIMGTPGSGKTVVALGLAQKLQQEGYKVGYFKPVAEGRKISGSADMDAVLMKEVLGLKAPLEKIAPVPASPFYLSAQSALKDAQTRIMDAYEEISNDTDVVLIDGALSIDILSSHGLDCISLARKTGAFALLVLKVENDYSLDNAIFLNRHLLLEGVPVIGTIFSNVPRPLYAKTDGVYRPILEQAGCKTLGVFPTRPEIAAPTVGEYYNVLGGEILTGHDRLNLLVEDVIIGAMTMASALTYLRRAANKAVILGGDRADLALAALETSTSVLILTGGLYPDVKVIARAEEMKVPVILVHYDTYTTIEKLGQVSRHIQPSDRESIRAALENIVDYCDWKYILSKLNKL
- the PaaI gene encoding Uncharacterized protein (involved in aromatic compounds catabolism) — its product is MKLNGTKEESQKPSARIEEILRHYKSPFADMIGIRIDRLAESYCKLRLLLEEKCLNSFGLVHGGVLATMADMCMGVALRTAGLKSLTVELTVNFLSKPDTGDELTAEGWIVYRGNTIALTECIIKSGNDKDVARGRGIFKIS